The Sphingopyxis sp. BE259 nucleotide sequence TATGCCGGCGACGATTGACCCCGGACTTCAGATGCAGGTGCGCATGGCGGCGCGCGGCCTGGCGCACGCCGGGCTCGTGCACGCGTTCGGCCATTGCAGTGCGCGCATCGATGCGCGGCACTTTCTTGTCTGTGCCGCAATGCCCATGGGGCTTATCAAGGACGAACCCGGTACTATTGTCTCGGTCGATGGCGCCCTTCCCCAAAAAGTGCTTGGCGAAGTGCGCGCGCACCAGGCGATTTATGCCGCGCGGTCCGATGTCGGCGGCATTTGTCGCATCATGCCCGCCGCCACCATGTCGTTGTCGACGCTCGGGATCACACCGGCGGCGCGGCACGGCCTAGGCGCCTATTTCGCTCCCCGGCCGCCGCTTTGGGACGATCCCAGGCTCCTGCGCGACGACGCTTCAGCGAGAAATCTTGCAATTGCCCTTGGCGAGGCTCGTGCGATCGTCATGCGAGGAAACGGAGCGATTACGGTCGGGCAAGATCTGAAGGAAGCTGCGACTTTTGCCTTCTTCCTCGAAGACGCCGCGCGGGTAGAGCGCGACGTGCGCTCGATGGGGTTCGGCCCTCAACACGGGCTTCTCGATGAAGACGAGATACGCGCGCGCCAGACCCTGGCCGGCGGCGTCGTTGAGCGGATGTGGAGTTGGCTGACGGCGATGGACGTGACCGAAGGTCGAGGAGCAAGCGGCGGATGACGTCAGGCGCGGTGCTCGCATATGCCCCGTTGCCTCGCCCGAATACCAGCAAGAAAGAGGAAACGATATGACCGACATGACCAAGACAGACACCTTCGCGGGGCGCGTCGCGCTCATCACGGGCGCGGGACAAGGAATCGGGCGGGTTTTCGCCAAAGGCTTCGCGCGCGCCGGTGCGAAAATCGCCATCGTCGAACTGAACGAAGACAGCGGACGGTCGGTAGCGGCCGAGGTCGAAGCGGAATGTGGCGCCGGCACCGTTATCGCCATTCGGGCCGATGTGGCCGATCCGGCAGCCGTCGACGCCGCCATAGCGGAGACATTGGAGGCCTTTGGCCGCATTGACGTCGCCATCAACAATGCGGCGATCTTCTCGACGCTGAAAATGCGGCCCTTCGAGGAAATCCCGTTTGACGAGTGGAGACAGGTCATGCGCGTGAACGTCGATGGCGTAATGCTGGTGTCCAAGGCGTGCGCGCCGGTAATGCGAGGTAATCGTCATGGGCGCATCATCAACATCTCGTCCGGGGTGGTGACTATGGGCCGACCGCACTATTTACATTATGTGGCTTCCAAAGCGGCGGTGGTCGGTATGACGCGCGCCATGGCGCGTGAACTCGGCGCCGACGGGATCACGGTGAATGCGCTGCTTCCGGGCGCAACCTTCACGGAGATCGAGCGCGAGACGGTGACGCCCGCGCAAAAGACCCAGATATTGAACATGCAGTGCATCAAGCGCCACGAGACCGCAGACGACTTGCTCGCCGCAGCGCTTTACCTCGCGTCCGACGGCGCAGAATTTGTGACGGGCCAGTCGATAGCCGTCGATGGCGGTACGACGTTTCGCTGAACAGGCCCGCAACGAGGCGGGCGGAATGGCCAGCCGGGTGCGGACGGCATCCTGTTGCATCTCGCAGCTATGACTTTGACAAGCCCGATAGGAAAGCTATGCCATCTGTACGTTCGGCCGCATGAGGGTCTCGGCAAGAGGTGTAGCAGACGCAGTGGCGGACATTTCCCCAGCTCACGACAATTCGCACAAGCCACAAGGCGAACGCAGTAGAAAGATGCGGGCTCGAATCCTTTCGGCCGCTATCAATCTGTTGCGCGAGAAAGGTTATTCGGCGTTTCGCGTCGCAGACGTTGCCGAAAGCGCAGGCGTCTCTCGCGGAGCGCAGCTTCACCATTTTCCGACAAAGGACCAACTAGTCGCCGCCTGCCTGGAGCAGGTTTTTTCGGCAGCCCTCGAGAAGGCGACCGTTGCCGCGGGTAAGGCTATCGAAGATGACGGCCTCCTCGAGGCTGCATGCGACGATGCAGAGGCATTCTTCTACGGTGAAGATTTTTTGATCGCGCTCGACCTCGTCATCTCGGGAAACAAGCTTCGGGCCCTCGCCGACGATGTTCGCGGTATGTCGCAGCAACGACGCGTCGGGGCCGAGCAAGTCTGGGTCAGCCGTTTTGCCAAGACCGGCCTGTCTCCGTCTGACGCCGAAGACATATTGTGGCTGCTGTGGAGCGTGCTCCGCGGATTGGCGGTGCGAGCCCAGATCGGAAAGGACCCCGAGCGGGCAAGGCGCGTCACCGAGCTGACAATTGCCTTGCTGTCCGGCTATGCGCAGTCGCTGCGGGAGCGGAACGACGGGACGGGCGGCCCAGACGCTATTGGTTGAAGCTTGCGATGACAAGCTTCTCGCCGCGCAGTGATTGCTGCCGAACCATCGGGTCCCGTTCCCTCAAGCCGCGTAGACATTACCATAGCGTTCGCGCAGTTGCTTCTTGTCGATTTTCCCTGTTGCCGTAAGTGGCACCGCGCCGACGAGGATGCGATCGGGCAGCTGCCATTTCGCGAATTCCGCGGATAGGGTTGATAGAATTTCCTTTTCGTCGGGAAGGATTCCATCATGAGGCTCGACGATCAAGAGCGGGCGCTCTTCCCATTTAGGGTGCGGAATGCCGACGACCGCGGCGATCTTGACCCCGCTGCACCCAGCGGCAACATTCTCAAGGTCGATTGAGCTGATCCACTCTCCTCCCGACTTGATGACATCTTTGGTGCGGTCTGTGATTCGCATGAACCCCTGGGCGTCGAGTGTCGCAACGTCGCCGGTATCGAACCACCCGTCGACATCGGTGCAATCCGCCGGCTGACGAAAATAGCGCTGAACCACCCACGGACCCCGCACCTGTAGCGCGCCTGCCGTCGCCCCATCGTGGGGGCAGGGGTGCCCGTCTTCGCCCAAGATGCGCATCTCGACGCCGAACTGGAGCCGTCCCTGCCGCGTCCACAATATATCCTGCATCGCTGCCTCGCCGAGGTCCGCGACGGCCGGCGTCGGTGTTGCGATCACACCGAGCGGGCAGGTCTCGGTCATTCCCCAGAGCTGAAGGACATCGACATCATGGTCGGCCTTGAAGCTTTCTGCCATCGCGCGAGGTACGGCGGAGCCCCCGATCATAATCCGCTTGAGCGTTCCCGTGTCGCCGCCGGTTGCCTCGAGGTGGGCGAGATACATGGTCCAGATCGTGGGCACCCCACCGGTAAAAGAAACCGCCTCCCCTCGGATTAGGGCCTGGAGGCTAGGACCGTCCATGCGGTCGCCAGGAAGAACGAGCTTGGCGCCGCAGAGCGGCGCCACGAACGGAAGGCCCCAGGCGGTGGCGTGATAGAGCGAGGAGCAAGGCATCACGCAATCGAACGACGTGAGGCCGAACGCGCTCGCCAAGCCCGCTCCCATCGCATGCAGAACGACTGCCCGGTGGCTGTAGAGAACCCCCTTGGGATCGCCTGTGGTCCCCGAGGTGTAACAAAGAAACGCCCCGGAATTTTCATCGATTTCGGGCCAGGTGATCGAGACCGGTGCCGACGCGAGCAAGGGCTCATAGGCCAGCGCCCCGAACCCCTCGCCGATGCCGACGCCTTCGTCGGACAGTACGATGTATTTTTCGATATGCGGGAGGCTGGGCGCAAGCCGCTCGACGAGCGCGGCGAGGTTGGGCTCGAACGCCAATATGCGACTCTCGGCATGGTTCAAGGTAAAGATCAGCTGATCGTCGGGGAGCCGGGGGTTGGCGGTGTGAAGCACTGCCCCAAGGCCCGGGACCGCGTAGAAGAGTTCCAAATGCCGGTGCGTGTTCCAGGCGAGCGACGATATCCGGTCACCGCTCCCGATCCCGGCAAGGGTGAACATGTTGGCAGCCTGCGCTACCCGGCGGGCGAGCGCTGCATAATCATAACGCCACAACCGATCGCTGCCGATTTCGCGCGACACCACTTCCCGGGTTGCGTGCGCGGCGGCGGCATATGTCAGGATCGTGCCGATCGCCAGTTGCGCAGGCTGCATTTGTCCCGTGATCGTCATGCATGCATCCTTCGACAAGTAGCAGTTGAACGGACCGTCTTTACGCGACAGCAAACAAAGTCCGCCAGCACAAGCCACCGAGGCTCATGCTGGCGGACACGGCGGCAGCCCGGCCGCACGCGATCCGCGGGATCAAGCCCTTGGACCGCGTTTGGGCGCGTCAGAACCGGAGTTCGGCGCTGACGCCCACTTTTCTTGGCTGTTCGTAAAAGCCGTCAGTTGCCTGCGCCCCGACACGAATGGTCTGGAAGACCTTTTCGTTGGTGAGGTTGGTCGCCCAGAGGCTGAATTTCCAGCGATCACCGGTTGGGGCAAAGGATATCGACGCATTGGTAAGGGTATAGCTCGGCTGGGAGAAAATATTCTGGAAGTCATAATAGAGCCGGGTCGAGTAGAAGGTGTTGACCGAGACCCCAAGGCGCCCTGCATCGAACTCATGGCCCCAATCGACCCCCAGGTTGAACGTCCACTTCGGGGCGCGGGTCATCACGTTACCCGACGCGTCCGCCGGGGCAACAGTGTTGCCTCCGTCGGGGCGCGGGAAAAAGCTCTGCGCGAGCGGAAAATCACGATAGCGCGCGTGGCTGTAGGCCGCCGAGCCGCGGATGTTGAGATCGTCAATCGGTTGGATAATCGCCTCGAACTCGCCGCCATAGATTTTGGCGCTCGCTGCGTTCTGCAGGACGTAGCTCGGACCCGACGCGTCTTTGGCCTGAACTTGCAGATCGTCGTACGTATAGTGATAAACGGCGAGGTTCGTGCGGAGCCAATTGAAGGGGTCGACCTTGATGCCGGCCTCCCATGCCTTGATGTTCTCGGGATTGACCGGATTCGGCGATGTGCCCGCCATATTGTAGACGCCGCTCTTGAACGCGGTGCCATAGCTTGCGTAAATGCTACCGTCGGGTGCGAACTGGTAGCGGATCGCGCCGCGGTAGTTGAACTTGTTGAAGGACTTTGCGGTCTTTGGAACGACCAGGTTTCCGTTCACGACCTGTTCGAAGGTCCGCCGTTCGGTCGTATAGCGCGCTCCCACCGTGACGAACAAATTGTCGACGATCTCATATGTCCCTTCGGCGAAGCCCGCGAACGAGCGACCCGACAGTGCAGGATCGAGATTTAGCGTGGTCGGAGGGACGCCGGGTCCCGGCGACGTGACGATATCCAACCCAGAATGGCCGCCGAACTGGTAGAAATAGCCGCCCAGGAGCCACTGGAATCGGCCGGGGTCGGCAGACGTGAACTTGATTTCCTGGCTCCCCGATTCCGTCGCAAATGTTGCAGGGAAATTACCGAGGAAGATGTTCGAGGCATCCGAATCGGTTTCCTGGTACCAGCGCAGATTCATGAAGCCGCTCGTCGCCTCGAGGTTGAAGCCGTCGAACTCGAGTTTTACATGCAGCGCCGCACTCCAGCGCCGTAAGTCCAACGTCGGAATGCTGGTCAATGACGCCTGCCAGGCGTCGGTCGGGAGAATGACGCCCGGGAAGCGACGGCCCGCCGTATTCCCATTGACCGGCTGGGGCGAATTGGTCGTGCTGTTCTGGTCGAAGAATTCGCCGGTCAGGATGACCTTGGCATTGTCGGAAGGCTGCCACAGCAGCTTGCTGCGAAAGTTGATCACTTGCTGGTCGCCGAGCGTGCCGCCGCGCACCAGATCGTCGATATAGCCGTCATTCTTGCGATAGAGGGCGGCAAAGTCGGCAGCCAATTTATCGCTAAGGCCGCCGGTGATATAGAAGCGGGCGTCATAATCGCCCGCGTCCCTGCGCATGCGGCCGTAACGCAGCGACGCCTTGCCGCGCAGGTCGAAACTGGGGTCAGGGGTAATCACGTTGATGAGGCCGCCGGTGGCGTTGCGGCCAAATGTCGTGCCTTGCGGTCCGCGCAGCACTTCCACGCGCTCGACCTCGACGAGATCGATCCAGTTGGCAGCCGACTCTGGCTGGTAAACGCCATCGACATAGGTCGCGATGTTTGGCTCGTCGCCGATCGAGATGCCGGTCGAACCGACACCGCGAATGACGGGCTGGAAGACGCCCATGTTGCGGCTTCCGATGAATCCGGGAACCACCTGAGTCAACGAGCGCACCGTCGAAACATCTGCAGCCGAGAGCGAATCGCCGGTGATCGCCGTGACGGCGACAGCAACGTCCTGAAGTCGTTCCTCGCGGCGCGTAGCCGTCACGATGATGTCGGAGATGCCCGAACTCGACTGCGCCTCGGGCTCGGGTTCGGCAGCCGGGACCGTGTCCTGGGCTTGGCCGGCCGCGCTCCAGGCCAGTGCGAAAAGTGCGATACCGCCTGCGAGGGCGCGCCCGCTATTATTTCTGTTGGTCGTCATGTCCATTCTCCCTCTCCCTGATTCTTTTTTCAATTCGTCCGCACATGCTCTTCAAGAAAATCCAGCCGATCGTTTCCCCAGAATATCTGGTCGTCGACAAACATAAGGGGCGCGCCGAATACGCCACGGGCGTAAGCTTTCGACCGCGCTTCGCGATAGTCGCGCTTGCCCTCTTCCGAGTCAGCAAAGGCGAGGGCGGCATCGGCTTCGAGACCCGCCGATGCCGCCGAGGCGCGCAATTCGTCCCGGTCTCGCGGATCGATTCCGAGGCCCCAGATGCGCCGATAGGCATCCCGCACGAAGCCTTCGGCGGCACCATGACGGGCCGCGAAGATTGCGACTGTGTTCCAGGCTCCGCACTCGAAGCTCGCTGGAAAGGTAAGCGGCACGTCGTACCGCCGAGCCCAACGCTGCAGATCCGCGGTCAGAACCTTTATCTTCGCCGGCACCTCGCGGTTGGACGGGCCGTAATTGCCCGCCGCAATCTTTGCTTCGGGGATGTCGATGGGATGATAGGCAAGCGCCCGGCCGTGCCGGCGCGCAATCTCCGGCAGTCGCAACTGTGCGAGATAGCTGAACGGGCTGATGAAATCGAAGTAGAAATCGATGGTGGCGGTCATGAGACCCTCTCTTCGATGCCCACCATCTCGCGGTAATTTTGCCAGAAGCCGATGATGGCCCCTTCCGTGACAAGATGATCCGCGTCATCGGCGCCGCCGCCGCCCATCGCGATATAGGATCTTGCCTTTCTGTCCGAGCTGACCGCCTGCTGCACGATCTCGACCGCCTCGCCATCCTCCATCGAGATCATGCCCGCCGGTCCGATGAGATTCGATTGCTTGAGGCGGATCGCGTCCATCTCCGCATCATCGTCCGCATAGCCAAATTGGGTCCACACGAGTTCGAACGAATTCGGTCCGTGGGTGACGATCTGGCGAACCGCGAGCGTGTTCGAGATCTGCTGCAAAATCAGGTTGGGATAAAGGGCCAGGATGACGAGGGTGATGCCGTCCGGAAACTCACTCCGGCCCGCGAGCAGCGAAGGATCCTGGAGCGAGAAGCTCGTGTCGAAGCTGCGCGAGTCCTGATAGACTTCGCTATCGCGCGCCGCGTCGTTGCTGCCTGCCTTCGAATAAAGAAACGAATGCCGCTTGCTCTCGTCCATCAGGCATTCGCCGGTTTGCGTCGAACGATAGAGGCCGAAAGTATTGTGAAACAGATGGAGGAGGCTTGCGTGATAGGGGTCGCGCGTATTTTCGGCGTATAGCTTCCAGTTGCCGTGGATGAACTGGCGTTGATTGCCCAATATCTTGATCGGGCGGCACATGATCCGCTCGACATGCTTGGTGATGAGCGGACCGAGATAGTCCGTCAGCGGCTCCACTTCTTGCGAGAATGTCGCGAAAACCAGCCCATTCAACGCTTCGACGCGCAGCTTGACCAAGCCATGTTGCTTGAGATCGAAATCCGCCGGCATCCCCCCCTTGCCCTTGATCCCGCGGCGGAACGGGACGCCCATGAGGTCTCCGTTCAATTCATAAGCCCATTGATGATAAACGCATTCGAGATGCGGCACATTGCCTTGGCGTGCGCGGCATACCGTCGCGCCGCGATGCGCGCAGCGGTTCACAACGACATGGAGGCTCTGGTCCTTGTCCCGCGTCACAACGACCGGCGTGTCGCCGATGAAGGTCGATTTGAAATCACCGGGGTTCGGGACTTCGGCCTCGAGCGCAACGAAGTTCCAGGTGGGGCCGCGGAAGAGATGCTCCTGTTCGGCCTTGTAAAAGGCATCATCCGTGAACACGGAATATGGTATCCGGCAGCCAATGGGCTCCTCGGTGTCGGTCGACACTTTACCTACGGCCGTATCTTGAACATTGAGCATATCGCAACCTCGAAATGGGCTAAATGGGGCGGACCATCAAAGTGTCGATCAGGTCCGTGTCGAAAATCGCCTTCTTTGACCGAAAAAGAAATTTCCCGGACGAAAACACTATCTCATCGACATATTTACCAGCATTATACACAAATGATCGGCCGGTGTTTCTTGTCTGGAGCACCAGATAGTTTGTATGGGCCACAATCGCATCTGAACGAACCTCGTGAATTCGGCTGGTGCTGATGATGTGTCGATAGTGATGGACCGGAAAAATGTTGGCGCGCCGGAGCGAGACGATGCGGTCTACAAGCATGCCCCTGCTGTCACAGAAGATCGTCGCAACCGGCAATCCGCGGTCGGCATTCTCTCGCGGCAATACGGAATAATGGCAGTCCTCGACGAACAGATCGGGCCACGCTTCGAGCTGATCGTCGTCAATCAGCTCGGCGTGCAGGGCAATAAGGTCCGTCACTTCCCGGAGGAGCTCGGTGCGAGGCAGAGTGGAAAGGTCCATAGCCTCAGCTCTCCGGCGCACCGGGAGCGTCGATCGTCACCCAGCCGTCCTCGATCGTCACTTCATAGGTCTTGAGCGGGATCTGGCAGGGATAAGTTGTCGCGGCTCCGCTCGGAATGTCGAAGGCACCGCCATGATAGGGGCATTCGATCGTCGCACCATCCTGATAGCCATCGGTAAGCTGCGCGTTGCCGTGGGTACATGTGTTGGCCGTGACATAATACTGGCCGTCGACATTATACACTGCGAGCGGCGGATAGGTGCCTGCCGGTATCGCAACCGGTTCGCCATCCTGGGGGTCGCCGATCGGGCAGAGGCGAAGTCTCTCCATTGCAATCACATCCATCTATTAAAAATTTCCTTGGGTGGTCAGCCGAGGGGGATGTCCATTCCGTAACCCTCGGCTTCATTTCCATGGCCGAAGAGGTCGCGCAGATAATGTTCCTGCTGCGGACCCGCCTTTTTCGCTCCCCAGCCAAATTCCCACAGCCACCCCGACGGATTTGCGCAGTAGAATGTCAGCGCTTCGTCGTTCGCGTGCTTTCCGAGCTGGAGTGCGACATCGATCTCTCGTTCGCGCACCGAGTCGTGGGCAAGGCCGAGATCATCGAGCTCGCTGTACTCGAGCATCAAATGGTTGATCCGCTTGTCCATCGGACCGAGGCCGAAAGCCACGGAATGTTGCCGGTCGTTGCAATGCATGAAATAGGGGGCGGCGACCTCACCGTTCGGCAAAGCGAGGTGGTACTCGACCGAGCCCCGCAGCCCGAGCAGCTGATAGAAGCGAACCGCCGCGGCGACGTCATCCTGACGCAGGATGCAATGGCCGATCCCTTCGGCACCGGTAACGAAACGACCGAACATCGGGCGGCCGGGATGAAACGGGCGGTAATTGTCGACCTGGGGGCCGAAGAAGATTTCGGTGGGATTACCGCCCGGATCCTTGAGCTTGGCCAAGCCGAGGACCCGGCGCTCGCGCGCCGCTTCGTCGCTCGCTATTTCGACTTCGATATTCTGGACTGTCA carries:
- a CDS encoding class II aldolase/adducin family protein — translated: MPATIDPGLQMQVRMAARGLAHAGLVHAFGHCSARIDARHFLVCAAMPMGLIKDEPGTIVSVDGALPQKVLGEVRAHQAIYAARSDVGGICRIMPAATMSLSTLGITPAARHGLGAYFAPRPPLWDDPRLLRDDASARNLAIALGEARAIVMRGNGAITVGQDLKEAATFAFFLEDAARVERDVRSMGFGPQHGLLDEDEIRARQTLAGGVVERMWSWLTAMDVTEGRGASGG
- a CDS encoding SDR family NAD(P)-dependent oxidoreductase, whose protein sequence is MTDMTKTDTFAGRVALITGAGQGIGRVFAKGFARAGAKIAIVELNEDSGRSVAAEVEAECGAGTVIAIRADVADPAAVDAAIAETLEAFGRIDVAINNAAIFSTLKMRPFEEIPFDEWRQVMRVNVDGVMLVSKACAPVMRGNRHGRIINISSGVVTMGRPHYLHYVASKAAVVGMTRAMARELGADGITVNALLPGATFTEIERETVTPAQKTQILNMQCIKRHETADDLLAAALYLASDGAEFVTGQSIAVDGGTTFR
- a CDS encoding TetR/AcrR family transcriptional regulator, which encodes MADISPAHDNSHKPQGERSRKMRARILSAAINLLREKGYSAFRVADVAESAGVSRGAQLHHFPTKDQLVAACLEQVFSAALEKATVAAGKAIEDDGLLEAACDDAEAFFYGEDFLIALDLVISGNKLRALADDVRGMSQQRRVGAEQVWVSRFAKTGLSPSDAEDILWLLWSVLRGLAVRAQIGKDPERARRVTELTIALLSGYAQSLRERNDGTGGPDAIG
- a CDS encoding long-chain fatty acid--CoA ligase; translation: MTITGQMQPAQLAIGTILTYAAAAHATREVVSREIGSDRLWRYDYAALARRVAQAANMFTLAGIGSGDRISSLAWNTHRHLELFYAVPGLGAVLHTANPRLPDDQLIFTLNHAESRILAFEPNLAALVERLAPSLPHIEKYIVLSDEGVGIGEGFGALAYEPLLASAPVSITWPEIDENSGAFLCYTSGTTGDPKGVLYSHRAVVLHAMGAGLASAFGLTSFDCVMPCSSLYHATAWGLPFVAPLCGAKLVLPGDRMDGPSLQALIRGEAVSFTGGVPTIWTMYLAHLEATGGDTGTLKRIMIGGSAVPRAMAESFKADHDVDVLQLWGMTETCPLGVIATPTPAVADLGEAAMQDILWTRQGRLQFGVEMRILGEDGHPCPHDGATAGALQVRGPWVVQRYFRQPADCTDVDGWFDTGDVATLDAQGFMRITDRTKDVIKSGGEWISSIDLENVAAGCSGVKIAAVVGIPHPKWEERPLLIVEPHDGILPDEKEILSTLSAEFAKWQLPDRILVGAVPLTATGKIDKKQLRERYGNVYAA
- a CDS encoding TonB-dependent receptor translates to MDMTTNRNNSGRALAGGIALFALAWSAAGQAQDTVPAAEPEPEAQSSSGISDIIVTATRREERLQDVAVAVTAITGDSLSAADVSTVRSLTQVVPGFIGSRNMGVFQPVIRGVGSTGISIGDEPNIATYVDGVYQPESAANWIDLVEVERVEVLRGPQGTTFGRNATGGLINVITPDPSFDLRGKASLRYGRMRRDAGDYDARFYITGGLSDKLAADFAALYRKNDGYIDDLVRGGTLGDQQVINFRSKLLWQPSDNAKVILTGEFFDQNSTTNSPQPVNGNTAGRRFPGVILPTDAWQASLTSIPTLDLRRWSAALHVKLEFDGFNLEATSGFMNLRWYQETDSDASNIFLGNFPATFATESGSQEIKFTSADPGRFQWLLGGYFYQFGGHSGLDIVTSPGPGVPPTTLNLDPALSGRSFAGFAEGTYEIVDNLFVTVGARYTTERRTFEQVVNGNLVVPKTAKSFNKFNYRGAIRYQFAPDGSIYASYGTAFKSGVYNMAGTSPNPVNPENIKAWEAGIKVDPFNWLRTNLAVYHYTYDDLQVQAKDASGPSYVLQNAASAKIYGGEFEAIIQPIDDLNIRGSAAYSHARYRDFPLAQSFFPRPDGGNTVAPADASGNVMTRAPKWTFNLGVDWGHEFDAGRLGVSVNTFYSTRLYYDFQNIFSQPSYTLTNASISFAPTGDRWKFSLWATNLTNEKVFQTIRVGAQATDGFYEQPRKVGVSAELRF
- a CDS encoding 2-hydroxychromene-2-carboxylate isomerase, which translates into the protein MTATIDFYFDFISPFSYLAQLRLPEIARRHGRALAYHPIDIPEAKIAAGNYGPSNREVPAKIKVLTADLQRWARRYDVPLTFPASFECGAWNTVAIFAARHGAAEGFVRDAYRRIWGLGIDPRDRDELRASAASAGLEADAALAFADSEEGKRDYREARSKAYARGVFGAPLMFVDDQIFWGNDRLDFLEEHVRTN
- a CDS encoding aromatic ring-hydroxylating dioxygenase subunit alpha, with product MFTDDAFYKAEQEHLFRGPTWNFVALEAEVPNPGDFKSTFIGDTPVVVTRDKDQSLHVVVNRCAHRGATVCRARQGNVPHLECVYHQWAYELNGDLMGVPFRRGIKGKGGMPADFDLKQHGLVKLRVEALNGLVFATFSQEVEPLTDYLGPLITKHVERIMCRPIKILGNQRQFIHGNWKLYAENTRDPYHASLLHLFHNTFGLYRSTQTGECLMDESKRHSFLYSKAGSNDAARDSEVYQDSRSFDTSFSLQDPSLLAGRSEFPDGITLVILALYPNLILQQISNTLAVRQIVTHGPNSFELVWTQFGYADDDAEMDAIRLKQSNLIGPAGMISMEDGEAVEIVQQAVSSDRKARSYIAMGGGGADDADHLVTEGAIIGFWQNYREMVGIEERVS
- a CDS encoding aromatic-ring-hydroxylating dioxygenase subunit beta; the protein is MDLSTLPRTELLREVTDLIALHAELIDDDQLEAWPDLFVEDCHYSVLPRENADRGLPVATIFCDSRGMLVDRIVSLRRANIFPVHHYRHIISTSRIHEVRSDAIVAHTNYLVLQTRNTGRSFVYNAGKYVDEIVFSSGKFLFRSKKAIFDTDLIDTLMVRPI
- a CDS encoding non-heme iron oxygenase ferredoxin subunit, whose amino-acid sequence is MDVIAMERLRLCPIGDPQDGEPVAIPAGTYPPLAVYNVDGQYYVTANTCTHGNAQLTDGYQDGATIECPYHGGAFDIPSGAATTYPCQIPLKTYEVTIEDGWVTIDAPGAPES
- the bphC gene encoding biphenyl-2,3-diol 1,2-dioxygenase, whose amino-acid sequence is MVGVTELGYLGLSVSDLDAWKSFACGVGGMEYVDEGEGDRAYLRMDKWHHRITLHADGGDDLAYLGWRVAGPVEFDEIVEKLTVQNIEVEIASDEAARERRVLGLAKLKDPGGNPTEIFFGPQVDNYRPFHPGRPMFGRFVTGAEGIGHCILRQDDVAAAVRFYQLLGLRGSVEYHLALPNGEVAAPYFMHCNDRQHSVAFGLGPMDKRINHLMLEYSELDDLGLAHDSVREREIDVALQLGKHANDEALTFYCANPSGWLWEFGWGAKKAGPQQEHYLRDLFGHGNEAEGYGMDIPLG